Part of the Halalkalibacter krulwichiae genome is shown below.
TCCCCATTTTTACAAAGCTGTTTCAAGAAGGCATGGAGCAAGGTTATGTTGACCCTACTCTTTCGCAAGAAGCGATTCTTTTTTACATTCAGATGTTAAAAGACTATATACAAAAGGAAGAGATCTATAAAAAGATCCTTCCATTAACAGAAGAAATTACGAGTATTTTCTTCTATGGAATTGTTGGAAAGAAAGAGAATGAATAACTCTCAATAATTTTAAGGAATTTATTTCAACTCTTCACCTCTAAGACCATTACTAGTCAAACAAGCGGTTTCTTTCCCCTCAAACTTATGAGATACTTAATAAAATACCATAAAGGAAGTGGGAACTAACTTGAAAAATAAAAATAAATATGTGTCAAATCAAAAGGTGCGTCTTAAAGCTACAGGTGAAACGATCACGATAAATAAACATAGCTATGTCCCAAATATGAAAAGATTTTCTTACACATGCTTGGAATACCCAAGTACATTCTATTTTGAGGAAGAATTAGAAGATCTTCAACCTTAACTTGAATTTTTTTCAAATTAACCTTGCAATTACCTATCTTTACTGATATGATAAGTATAATTATTTTTGTTCGATAGTACTGATAGAGTAAAGACTTTCTTAATTAAGTGGTTTTGTCTTGATGGATTATTCATGAGCAAGGATAGTAATAATTTTTGTGGGTAATCCACGTTGGAGGCAATATCATGACACAAGGTACAGTAAAATGGTTTAATGCAGAAAAAGGTTTCGGATTTATTGAAGTTGAAGGAAGCGACGATGTATTCGTACACTTCTCTGCTATTCAAGGTGAAGGTTTCAAATCATTAGAAGAAGGTCAAACTGTAACATTTGAAATCGAGCAAGGTGCTCGTGGACCACAAGCTGCTAACGTTCAAAAGTAATGAACGTTATAAAGGACTCTCAAATGAGAGTCCTTTTTTTATTTATTTTTCTTTTTTCGTCCTTTTGTTGCTCGTTGGTCAGCCGCTTCCATTCGTGCCATTGCTTCTTGATCTTCGGAATCAGCTAGCTCTTCAGAATATTCTACATCATCAAATTTACCTTGTATTTTTTTCTTCTTTCCCATTTTTAACGCTCCTTTGATTGTTTATTTCAGCTAACAAATGTTAGACCTAAGTTTAATATGAGCGTTTTTATGATTACAATGAATTGAAATTTTTGGTTTTACTTCTTCAACTTCACTTGAAAATTTCTCTTTTTAATAAGCTTTCTTTTGAAATTATTCTGTATGTCAATTACACATTTTGGAACTTATTTTATAATTTTTAACATTATAGGAAAATTCACTCAGTGTTTTTCATGGGAAACAGAGCTGTAAGGAGCAGAACGGTGATAAATGAATAAGAAATGCCGTTAGGGTTATTACATCAGTATGTATCTAAGAATATATCTTTAAATCCCTCTATTCAATAATTGTGTTTTAGTGTTAGCTTCGTTACGATGTAAAGCATTGAACGTTCGAAGCAACGTTAACTATATTAGGAGGTACAGAGATGAAAAAGAAAACCATTATCCTCATCACAGTCCTTTCTTCCATGGCTGGTTTTTTCTTATTACAAAACATTAATTTATCAAAGCAAATAGAAGAAGCGAAAAAGTTTGAAGAAGTTCAAAAAGTGAATCAAAACATGCAGGAAATGCAAGGGTACTTTGCGAGTAAGTTAGTTTCTGTTGATTTCGATAAAAACTATGATTCTTGGGTAACATCAATGGATGTAGCTGATCAGCTGCACGAAGATAGTGATGGGAATTTCAAAAAAGAATGGGGTTTATTTTTAGCTGAATTATCTCAACAACATGAAATTGACCCCTTTATCGTTTATGAATTGTTAAAAACAGAAACAGGAGGCACATTCGACCCCACTCTTGTCGGTCCAGAGACACGCTTTGGTCACGCTTATGGGTTAGCTCAGTTTATGAAAAATACCGCCCCTTGGATTGCTGACATGGCTGATTTACCCTATAATGATGAATTATTATTCGACCCACTCTATTCCATTCAGCTATCGGTAACGTATTTAGATTTTCTTTATAATAAGTACAATGATTGGGATCATGCATTAACCGCTTATCATCGCGGGATGGGCGGATTAGAAACGTATCTCGGTGAAAATGGACATGCTAAAAGTGCTTATGCGGTCGAGATACAAGATGGTGCGAAGCAATTTGATTTAATTGCATATAATAAATAATGAAAGGATGACTAGAAGGTTCAAGGCTTTCTATGTCATCCTTTCTTTTCACTTTACATATTTTAATTCTTCAATTAATACAGATTCTATTTTCTTTGTATCATCTGGGTGAAATATATGTGCTGATTTATCCATCCATAAGAATCGCTTACCCATTCTTGCATCTATTTCATTATAAAATGTCTCAACTAACTTGCTACTGACATGAAAATCATGTTTGCCGTGAATAAACGTAATCGGTACCTCTACTTTCTTTACCATCGTCAAAAAATCGATATTAGGTAACTCATTTATAAAATCAATTGTATAGATTAATTTGAAACCTTTATAAAAAGAGTTATATATATCTTTAAGAGAATAATCTTTAGAGCTTATTAACACCTTTATTACAGATAAGTACCCAGGGTGTTTCACACCCTTCTTTGCATCTGAGTAAATCATTGAATTGAATCGAGCTTGCCATTTTCTTAATATCCCCCATTGTTCAAAGCTTTCTACAAAAGGAGGTTGACCGACCTCCGTTAATTCTTCTAATGCTTTTTTATGATTTCTTTTTTTAGCTTGGCCTTTGGCCCATGTTAGAGCTAGGCGATCATTCTCAACCCAATTAATTATTTGCGAAACGCCTATATACGAGTGATACTTTTCCGGATATAAATGTATTAATTGTAGACCAATCACTGATCCCCAGGAATGACCAATTAAAAAGATTTTTTTTGGTTAAACTTTTTTCTTAAATACTCTGTTATTTCATTGGCATCGTTAATAAATTGAGTAATATTCATCGTCTCACTGTTAATTACCTTACTATAGGACTTCCCAGTGCCTCGCTGATCCCAAAATACAATAGTAAATTTCTTAACAAGTTCTTTTGTATTCGACACAATCGTGTAATCCACTCCTCGACATGAGACACCTGGTAAAGGCATTGATGGACCCCCGTGTAAGAATAACAAAATAGGATTGTCTTTTCGTTCTCCTTGAATGAGAAGAGCTTGGTCAATACCACCAATTTGAATCTTCTCTACGACGCTAATTCCTTTATCTGAAACCAAGAAATCTGTTTTTTTTAGGGAGAACCCCATCTTTATCCCGCCCTCTTTAATACTTTATTCCTATACTACATAATTAAAAATAGTACTCTTTATCCTAAAATATGTATAGGAAATCCAAAAGTAGGTCTTTAGTACCGAATACAAGAAAGACTAAAGAGTGGTGATTGTTTTTTTTATTTTTACCCTCTGTTGCCATATTTCTTTGCTCTTCTATCTGCTTTTTTATCAGCTACGATAAAACATGCATGGATGGCTCCTGGCAACCAAAAGAACATGGTTAAAATTAAGTTCAAAACTGCTTGGAAAGGTCGGCCAGCTAACAATACTGCCAGCGGTGGTAATAAAACAGCGATTAAATACATCATTACACTCACCTCAATATTCTTTCGTTTAAACTCATTCTAAGTTTACTTAACAGATGGCTAATTGTCACGAAGCTGCTTCATCTAAATTTCTATTTATATTTCGTCTCTTTATAGGGGAACCTTCTTAATAAAGCTGAGTTAGGAGGGCTTATCTTGAATGAAATTCCAACAACACTTGTTTTATTGCTAGTTTTTTTACTCTTTTTATCTGCCTTCTTTTCATCTGCAGAAACAGCTTTTTCAAGTGTAAACAAAATTAGGTTAAAGAACTATTCAGACGAGGGCAGAAAAGGAGCAAAAAGATCTTTAGCTATTGCTTCTAACTTTGATGAAGCACTTTCCACAATTTTAGTTGGAAATAATTTAGTGAACATAGCTGCAGCTACCCTTTCTTCTCAATTAGCTATACAACTCTTCGGGCCTAACTTAGGTGTCTTTATAAGTACTTTTGTTGTCACTATACTCGTTTTAATTTTTGGTGAAATTCTCCCAAAATCTTTTGCAAAAGAGTTCGCGGAAACATATAGTTTGAAAATTTCTGGTGTATTATTTCTATTAATGCAGATCTTTAAACCAGTTACTTGGGCTTTTATTCAAATACGAAAAGCTGTTTCAAAATTAATCAGGCCCAAAGCTAACGTCCCCTCATTGACTGAGGAAGAATTAAAAGTCATGATCGATATTAGTGAAGAAGAAGGAGTCATTGAACAACATGAAAGAGAGCTAGTTCATCGCTCTTTAGAATTTAATGATATTATTGTCGCTGAAATTTTAAAACCTCGTACGGATATCATTGCCATTAATAGTAAAAGCACAATTGAAGAAATTAAGGAAGTTTATTTTCGAGAGCGCTACTCACGGATTCCTGTATACGAAGGACACATTGATAATATTATTGGAATTCTTTCCGAAAAAGACTTTCTCACATCATTAGTAAAAAATGAACATGCTGAGATAAACATTCAGTCATTAATAAGGGACCCTTTATTCGTTGTGGAGTCGATGAGAGTATCAAACCTGTTGCCGCAATTACAAAAACAAAAAACACATATGGCAATTGTCGTTGACGAATATGGTGGAACTGCTGGACTGATTACGTTAGAGGATATTCTGGAAGAGATCGTAGGTGAAATTTGGGATGAACATGATGAAACGATTAAGTTATTAAAACAAGTCGATCCCTCTACGTACATAATTTCTGCTGATTACCCTCTTGATGATTTCGCTAGACTCACAAAAATTGAGTTGCCTGATTCAAGCTATCACACATTAGGAGGATGGTTAATGGAGCTTTTCCAGAGATTACCTCATAAAGGTGAACAAATTTCCTATGAACATATTACGCTTGAAGTTGATGAAACTGACGAAAAACGTTTACGTCAGATCAAAGTTGTCATGTAAGCAATTTTCTAATTCACTTTGTTTTTTTGCTAAGGAATGTATGAATAGTACTCTAAAACTATTCATACATTCCTTACTAATTTATACATACCTTTTTCATCGACTGAATTTTTTTCTACACACTGATATCTTTATTTTACAAAAGTAATATAATCTTACATACTTTTTGATGATAACCAAAATAATCGAAGGCTTTCCTAAAGACCTTTCGTCTTTTTTGCTGTATGATTAAAGGGTAATAATAATTAAATACAGGCTCTATGATCAAACGTTTTATGAATTGAGGTGATGATTTTGCATCTTACCAGTTATACTGATTATGCTCTTAGAACTCTTATTTACTTAGGGACTCAAAAAAATGATAATACGCTAGCAAGAATTAAAGAAATATCAGAAATCTATAAAGTTTCTACTAACCATATGAGTAAAGTTGTCTATGAATTAGGACAAATAGGTTTGATTTCAACAGTTCGTGGAAAAAATGGCGGAATTAAATTAGCTAAAGATCCTGCAGATATTAATATAGGTGCAGTTGTACGTAAAACAGAAAACTTACATATCGTAGAGTGCTTTGATAAAGAAAATAATATGTGCATCATAAGTCCTGCATGTAACCTGAAGTTCACTTTAAACAAAGCTCTTCAAGCCTACTTATCTGTCCTGGATCAATATACACTTGCTGATGTCATTTCAAACTCTGATGAACTACTCGATATTTTCCGCTCACATGATAGACAAGTTTAAAGAAAGAAGGCTGATTGAGAGGATTAAATCCTCTCAATCAACCAGCGTTAGAGTTGTATTTCTTCCTTTCTTTTCGTTTGTTTAACATTAAAAAAATCTCCTCCTGATAGTTGCACTTCTCCCTCCTTATCTTTTTTCAATTTAGGAATATTTTTCGAACAATGGATAAAAGCTTCTTTAATCTCAATAATGACCCACCTTGTAGCTTTCTTCCCCTCTTCTATTCGTATGTCCATTCTTTGTTCTTCTGAGAGATTAAGGGCGTCTAATTCTTCATTCTCGTAGATATACGCTTTGCCATTAACATGCAAACCAATTCTGTGCTCAATGAAATCGATAAACATTAAACCTATATTCGGGTTTTCTATCATATTTCCCATACTAGCCATTACGCCATTTCCTCGATATTCTGGATACATAAGCGTCGATTGATTAAGGATTTTTACAAACCCTCGTGGTCCTGACCTAAAGGAAGAGTCACAGTTTCCTTTTTGATCTGAAGTCGAGATAAAAACCATTTCTTGATTCTTAATGAATTCTTGCATAAATACATTAACATGATCTAACATTTGATTGTCATAAAAAGCTTTAGCACGCTTTGTAGTTTGATACTTTTCTTGCAAGACCTGTTCTCCTGTCATTTTAGGCATAGTCCAAACCCCTTTTCACTACCGGTATAGGTTTAACTAAGTATTATTTTTATTTTAGCTGAAAATTCAAATTTTAGTTGATTCCTTGTGAGGTTTTCTAACAAGCTTAAAAAGGCGTTGTTTCAAAAGGGCTTTTCTGGCCTTTTGAAACAACGCCTTTTTTTAATTGACAATGTTATCGTTATGCTTCTATGCTTTTACATTCTAATCCTAGCGCTCTTTATTAACTTGGAATTTAGCTATACGGTTTTCTTTAAGATCTTCTTGTTCAGTTTTCTATATAACTCATCATTCGAATCACATTTAACTACTTTTCCATCGACCAGAGAGAAGGGACACTCTTTACATGTTTTGCATTTCCCTAAACATCCTTTTCTCTTAATCTTTAAATCAGGATAAGACGATTTTAACGTTTTATATAGTTTCTTAGTTTTAAAGTCATTTTCTTTACAGAAATAGATCTTATCCATCTGTTGCACCTCTTAATTAATTGATAATTATAATCATTTTCATTTTATCAAAAACGAAGTGAACAGTAAATGTTTAATAGTAACATTTTAGGTCATAAACTGAATACTAGGACTAGCTATGTTTTCACAAAAAACACCTTAATGTATCCGTTCCCAAATAACATTAAGGTGTTTGTCCTATTTCATTTAGTTACGCCTATTATATAGTAACTCTCAGACTTAATCTTAAAATCACTTATCCTGTTTGCATTCTATACTACCTGATCATGTTCAGTCACTGGATGAGGCTTGTTAAAAGCATTATCTTTTGAATTCAGACTAAATGCTGCAAAAATTCCTACAGTTGCACATGCAATAATATAAATAAAGGCAGAGACATACATTCCATTAGAAATTTCAATTAAAAATCCCATTACCATCGGCGCTAATAATGCGCCAATCATTCCGCCAAGATTTACCATTCCAAATGTAGACCCTAACACGTTTTTAGGGAATAGCTTATGTGGATGACTAAAAACTGTCGCGACAACAGGGCCGTGAAAAAGCATACAAATTGATTGGTAAACAATAACAAGAGCAACGGACGAAGCATTGTATAACATGTACAGTGATCCAATCATGATAAGTAGACTCACGATGGAAAGGTGTTTTTCTTTTCCGCTTAGACGTGATTTAATCAGTTGCCCACCGACAATAACCCCAATTGCTCCAAATAAGGCAGGTATCGATGTTAGCAGCCCCATAGACATCAAATCAAGACCTCTTACATTGACAAGATAAGGAGGCATCCAAGAAATGAGTCCCCATACGACTGTACTTACTGCAAACCACATAATTGCTAATTGCCAGCTCGTTGGAACTTTTAAAATATCTTTAAAAGATGATTTTTCAATTCGATCTTGTTTAATTACTTCGATCAGCATATTCTCCGGTCTTAAATAGTGCCACATTAGCCAGGCAAATATGATACCAATTAAGCCAATGGCGATAAAGAGATTTTGCCAACCAATCCATACTAGTAGTGGTGTAGCTATTAAAGGGGCGATCACCCCTCCAAGTGAATTGGAAGACATCATAATTGTCTGAGCACTTGTTCGTTCTTCTTTAGGAAAGGCATCAGCAATGGCTTTTGAGCTCGCTGCCGGATACCCACCTTCCCCAAGGCCGAACATAAAACGAATAATAATCATTGATAAAAGCGACCAAGCCATCCCAGTTAAAACGGTGAAAAATGACCAAACGAGTATGGCAATTGTTATGACTTTTCTTGATCCATATTTATCAGCTAACCAGCCTCCTGGTAATTGCATCAAAGTATAGCCAGCAAAAAAGCTACTTAATACGATCCCCATTACAGACGGGCTCAGGTTAAAGTCTTTGGCAATTTCGACAATTCCTACGTTCATTGCCATCCTGTCTAGATAAGATAAACACCATCCTAAAAATAGGAGTACAAGAATCGTTTGTCTTTTGTTCTTTTTCGGTTGTTTCATAACTTTCTCTCCCTCTTATTTACTCATATGTAATGAAAATTCCTTGCTGTCTTGTTGTGATCCGTTTAAATAATCAAAAACAAGTGATATAAACATTTTTCCTGCGATAAGAATGGACTGCTCGTCTACATCAAATTTAGGATGATGGTGCGGGAAAACAGCCTGAATATCAGGATTCTTCCCTCCGACATTAAAGAATGCACCGGGTCTCTTTCTTACATAGTAAGCAAAATCCTCCATCGCCATTTGCAAAGGGGATTCTGAAACATTTTCTTTCCCTACAATTTCTTCCCCTATTCGTTTAATCCGAAGGGCTTCTTCCGGGTCGTTACATACAGAAGGGTAACCATATTCATAATTGACTTCACTTGTAGCTCCCGCTGAGCTACAAGCCCCCTCTGCTATTTGCCGTATATTTTTTTCAGCAAGCTCGCGCGCTTCATTCGAAAAGGTTCGAACAGTCCCAGACAAAGTCACTTTATCTGGAATAATATTATAGCTGCTAACACCATCAAAGGAACATACAGTTATAACAGAGGGATCTGTCGCATTTATACGACTAGCAGCGATCTGTTGAATGCCAGTAACAATTTGACTTCCTATAAGTATGGGATCAATCGCAAGGTGCGGTGAAGATCCATGCCCCCCTTTCCTTCGATAACAATTTCAAATTTATCTCCAGCTGCCATCATATAATTTTCTTTAAAACAAACTTGACCTACTGGTACATTTGACAATACATGAGCGCCGTAGATCACATCTACATCATTGAGACAGCCATCTTCAATCATTGCTTTTGCTCCACCAGGAATGACCTCTTCGGCAAATTGATGAATAAACAATACATTGCCATGCAGATTGTCTTTCACTTTACTAAGCGCGCATGCAGTACCTAGTAGTGAGGCAGTATGAATGTCATGCCCACATGCATGCATGACACCGGCTATTTTTGATTTATAAGGAACAGATTTCTCATCTTGAATGGGTAGTGCATCAAAATCAGCACGGAGAGCAACTGTTTTTCCTGGTTTTCCTCCTTTTAGTAAAGCTGTGACTCCCCGTCCTCCCACTTCAGTTTTAACCTCAAGTCCTAGTTCTCTTAAATAGGTAGCAATCATTTCTGGCGTTCTTTGTTCTTCAAATGATAATTCAGGGTACATATGTAAATCACGTCTAATACTAACAAGCTCTTCGAATTTTGCTTCGAGTTCTTTATATGCTACTTTTTCCATACCTATTTCCTCCTCTAACCTTTGTTAACGCTTGCAAATTAAAGAATAGTAATACTTTTCTGTGATTACTAAATATTATATAATTTCAAGTAGAACATCAATATGTAAGTAAACAATGTTAGTGTAGTGAAATTGTTGATATCAACAACAGGCGGTGAAAATGTGGCGGCTAATAAAGAAGTATTTCTTAATCAATTAAGTTTTGAAAACAAAAAGGCACTGGATCATGTAATGAATTTAATGGAAAGTTTTCGAGCAATGAACTCGACTCTCGAATTGGATGAGGTCCTAAAAAAAATCATGCATTACGCATTAAATATCGTCGAGACCGCAGAGGCTGGCTATATTCAAATGTTGGATGAATCCTCAAATAAACTGATCATAAAGGCGAGTGTGGGCTTTAATGATAACATTAGCTTCTTTAAAGTAAATGTCGGTGAGTCTATTACAGGAAAAGTTTTTAGAGATGGTTGTGTGCGGCTAATTTCCTCACGGGAAGAAATTTATAATAGTATGGGTGATTTGAGCAGAGAGAATTTTGACTTGATAGATACGGCCCACTATAACAATCAAAATATAAAGTCTATATTAGCCGTTCCTGTTTCATTCGGAAAAAATCGGATTGGGGTAATGACACTTCATTGCTTTGATATTGAAGACGGAATTAGCGAAATCGATCTCCACCTCTTACAAAGTTTCGCTTCGCAAGCAGCGATCGCCCTTTATAATGCGAAACTCCATACCGAAGTGCAAGAAACATTGAATGAAGCAACCCTTTTATCGCAAAGGCTCAAAGAAACAAATATCCTATTAGAAAAAAGAACAAACATTCATAATCTACTCACAGGATTATCAGTTGAGAATAGAGGGCTTGATGCGATTATTTTAGAAATGAATAAATTAATGAAAAGCAATTGTGTGTATGTCGATTATGTTGAAGGAACATTTTCTCCAAAACACGATAAGTATTTTGCAAGACGTATAGATGACCTCTTCCTTCTTTTCCGAACAAAAACGAAACCTGCTTATGTAACAATCTATGATACTGTGTCCGTACATTGTTTCATTTACCCGATTAGATCAGGTTCCATTTTATTAGGCTGTCTTATTGTTGAAGGAAACGCTCCATTATCACAACTCGACCATTTAATCATAGAGCAAGGAGCACCCATTCTATCTCTTGAAATTATGAAGCGAAGATCGCAAACGGAAATCATGTACAAGAAAACCTATGAATCGTACCAACAATTTTTGAAAATTAAAAATCCGAAGCAGGCTGAGCTTACTGCCGAAGAATTAGGAATTCATCACCATTCTTTTCTTCAAACAGCTTTAATTGAATTAGATGGAAATCTCGACCTACATTCTCTCGAAAACGAAGCACTGCTACTACTATCACACCTGAGAGAGCAAATGCCTTTTAAAGATAGTCTGCTCTTTAGCTATAACAATAAAATTACGGTTTTTTCTGCTGTTCAAAATGCAAATCAGGAAGCATATTGGATAGAAATTATCGAGAACGCCATAAAATGGTGGAACGACCGGTATACCGTAGTAGCCCGAGGGGGAATCAGCACAGGATACTACCCTCCTGGACAAGCCGAAGAAAATCATGTAAAAGCTGAGAAAGCTCTTCTCTACTTAAGGAAGCAAATAGAAAAAGGGATCATTCATTATAAGAAAATTGGAATCAGTAGCTTTTTTTTAGATCGTCCTCCAGCAGAAATAGAGGCATTCATGAAAGAGACATTTTCTCCATTATGGACAACCCATGAAAAACAAGAGGAATTACTCGGGACTCTTTTTACCTATATTCAGAACAACCGGTCTATGGCGGCTACTGCCAAGGAGCTTCATATCCATACAAACACACTCTATCATCGCATCAAGAAAATAGAGCATCTCCTTAGTTTGGATTTTAACTGTTACGAGGATTTTCTAAAGGTACAACTTGGGTTTTATCTTTATAAAAAATTTTTGGAGGATTAATAGATTGATAAGCAATGAAATTATCTTTTTCTTGCTTAGTTGTTAGTGAACGAATGAACGTAAAAAGGATTCTTCTTATTGTGAAGAATCCTTTTTATTACCGGTAATAAATTTACGGTAATATTCATATAAGTTTTTCCGATTCTTTTTTAATTGTATATTTAAAAAGACAACCTTCTTTTTATTATCATTTACTAGCCAAGACTCGAAGTCACTTCTCAAAGTTAGATTATCCTCATAATCTCGATTGAGGATTTTAACCCAGTCACCTGAGCGAACACCACACCGATATTTTGACATAGGTTTTTTCACTACAATTCCTTCTAGTCCATATCTTTTTACGACTTCAAAATAGGTTTGTGAGTTTCCTTCAAACCATTGAGAAGTTACAATCGTAATGGTATCAGTAGGAATGATTTGATCTAGTATCTTCTTGCGTTTTAAAAGTGGGAATTGAGTAATTTTCTCCCCTCGATAATACAATAGATCATACGCTACATATTGCACAGAAAGAGTAGTCTCTTTTTGTTTGATTTTATCCATCAAGAGCCTATAACTTGGTTTATTATTACGATCGGGTACAATTAATTCTCCGTCTAAAATGACTCCTTTTGGTAATTGCACAGAAATGAGCTCAGGAAATAAATGGGTTACATCATGACCTGTGCGAGTATACAAACGAGGATTGTTGTTTAAGTTAGAAAATATTATTCGAATCCCATCTAATTTTAATTCAGTAATGACATTAGCATAATCTTCTGGGGGTGTATCAACCTCTTTTAATAACATCGGAGATAAAAACATGAAATCACCTCTATGTTATCATACAAAAGTTGTTCTCTTTTAGCATTAGTATTTTTCTCCCAGTGCCTTTTTAAACAAATGTTACATTACTTATCAATTTTTTTAATGAATAAGCTTTATTTAATCAACTCATTCTAATATTAATACACTCTAGGAGGAA
Proteins encoded:
- a CDS encoding YqaE/Pmp3 family membrane protein, with amino-acid sequence MMYLIAVLLPPLAVLLAGRPFQAVLNLILTMFFWLPGAIHACFIVADKKADRRAKKYGNRG
- a CDS encoding DUF1450 domain-containing protein, which encodes MDKIYFCKENDFKTKKLYKTLKSSYPDLKIKRKGCLGKCKTCKECPFSLVDGKVVKCDSNDELYRKLNKKILKKTV
- a CDS encoding pyridoxamine 5'-phosphate oxidase family protein — translated: MPKMTGEQVLQEKYQTTKRAKAFYDNQMLDHVNVFMQEFIKNQEMVFISTSDQKGNCDSSFRSGPRGFVKILNQSTLMYPEYRGNGVMASMGNMIENPNIGLMFIDFIEHRIGLHVNGKAYIYENEELDALNLSEEQRMDIRIEEGKKATRWVIIEIKEAFIHCSKNIPKLKKDKEGEVQLSGGDFFNVKQTKRKEEIQL
- a CDS encoding M20 metallopeptidase family protein; amino-acid sequence: MDPILIGSQIVTGIQQIAASRINATDPSVITVCSFDGVSSYNIIPDKVTLSGTVRTFSNEARELAEKNIRQIAEGACSSAGATSEVNYEYGYPSVCNDPEEALRIKRIGEEIVGKENVSESPLQMAMEDFAYYVRKRPGAFFNVGGKNPDIQAVFPHHHPKFDVDEQSILIAGKMFISLVFDYLNGSQQDSKEFSLHMSK
- a CDS encoding lytic transglycosylase domain-containing protein; this translates as MKKKTIILITVLSSMAGFFLLQNINLSKQIEEAKKFEEVQKVNQNMQEMQGYFASKLVSVDFDKNYDSWVTSMDVADQLHEDSDGNFKKEWGLFLAELSQQHEIDPFIVYELLKTETGGTFDPTLVGPETRFGHAYGLAQFMKNTAPWIADMADLPYNDELLFDPLYSIQLSVTYLDFLYNKYNDWDHALTAYHRGMGGLETYLGENGHAKSAYAVEIQDGAKQFDLIAYNK
- a CDS encoding hemolysin family protein: MNEIPTTLVLLLVFLLFLSAFFSSAETAFSSVNKIRLKNYSDEGRKGAKRSLAIASNFDEALSTILVGNNLVNIAAATLSSQLAIQLFGPNLGVFISTFVVTILVLIFGEILPKSFAKEFAETYSLKISGVLFLLMQIFKPVTWAFIQIRKAVSKLIRPKANVPSLTEEELKVMIDISEEEGVIEQHERELVHRSLEFNDIIVAEILKPRTDIIAINSKSTIEEIKEVYFRERYSRIPVYEGHIDNIIGILSEKDFLTSLVKNEHAEINIQSLIRDPLFVVESMRVSNLLPQLQKQKTHMAIVVDEYGGTAGLITLEDILEEIVGEIWDEHDETIKLLKQVDPSTYIISADYPLDDFARLTKIELPDSSYHTLGGWLMELFQRLPHKGEQISYEHITLEVDETDEKRLRQIKVVM
- a CDS encoding cold-shock protein, with product MTQGTVKWFNAEKGFGFIEVEGSDDVFVHFSAIQGEGFKSLEEGQTVTFEIEQGARGPQAANVQK
- a CDS encoding M20 metallopeptidase family protein, with amino-acid sequence MEKVAYKELEAKFEELVSIRRDLHMYPELSFEEQRTPEMIATYLRELGLEVKTEVGGRGVTALLKGGKPGKTVALRADFDALPIQDEKSVPYKSKIAGVMHACGHDIHTASLLGTACALSKVKDNLHGNVLFIHQFAEEVIPGGAKAMIEDGCLNDVDVIYGAHVLSNVPVGQVCFKENYMMAAGDKFEIVIEGKGGMDLHRTLRLIPYL
- a CDS encoding Rrf2 family transcriptional regulator gives rise to the protein MHLTSYTDYALRTLIYLGTQKNDNTLARIKEISEIYKVSTNHMSKVVYELGQIGLISTVRGKNGGIKLAKDPADINIGAVVRKTENLHIVECFDKENNMCIISPACNLKFTLNKALQAYLSVLDQYTLADVISNSDELLDIFRSHDRQV
- a CDS encoding MFS transporter, translating into MKQPKKNKRQTILVLLFLGWCLSYLDRMAMNVGIVEIAKDFNLSPSVMGIVLSSFFAGYTLMQLPGGWLADKYGSRKVITIAILVWSFFTVLTGMAWSLLSMIIIRFMFGLGEGGYPAASSKAIADAFPKEERTSAQTIMMSSNSLGGVIAPLIATPLLVWIGWQNLFIAIGLIGIIFAWLMWHYLRPENMLIEVIKQDRIEKSSFKDILKVPTSWQLAIMWFAVSTVVWGLISWMPPYLVNVRGLDLMSMGLLTSIPALFGAIGVIVGGQLIKSRLSGKEKHLSIVSLLIMIGSLYMLYNASSVALVIVYQSICMLFHGPVVATVFSHPHKLFPKNVLGSTFGMVNLGGMIGALLAPMVMGFLIEISNGMYVSAFIYIIACATVGIFAAFSLNSKDNAFNKPHPVTEHDQVV
- a CDS encoding YfhD family protein; the protein is MGKKKKIQGKFDDVEYSEELADSEDQEAMARMEAADQRATKGRKKKNK
- a CDS encoding alpha/beta fold hydrolase; amino-acid sequence: MGFSLKKTDFLVSDKGISVVEKIQIGGIDQALLIQGERKDNPILLFLHGGPSMPLPGVSCRGVDYTIVSNTKELVKKFTIVFWDQRGTGKSYSKVINSETMNITQFINDANEITEYLRKKFNQKKSF
- a CDS encoding alpha/beta fold hydrolase: MIGLQLIHLYPEKYHSYIGVSQIINWVENDRLALTWAKGQAKKRNHKKALEELTEVGQPPFVESFEQWGILRKWQARFNSMIYSDAKKGVKHPGYLSVIKVLISSKDYSLKDIYNSFYKGFKLIYTIDFINELPNIDFLTMVKKVEVPITFIHGKHDFHVSSKLVETFYNEIDARMGKRFLWMDKSAHIFHPDDTKKIESVLIEELKYVK